One Keratinibaculum paraultunense genomic window carries:
- the gltS gene encoding sodium/glutamate symporter: MIIQLDMVQSISLAVILLLLGEFLVKKINFLSKYCIPAPVVGGLLFSISALILKQNNIMEFVMDDTLQTLTMTIFFTSVGFSASFELLKNGGIKVFLFLGITILLVIIQNVVSIGLTYIFDLNPLLGIAIGSVPMTGGHGTAAAFGPEIVKKGIVGADTVAIASATFGLVAGGIIGGPIGKQLIENNNLLDKKSNKKTYNFELNVVDKTNGNLIPNNFYIATFELLIAMGLGTIISALLKKTGLTFPSYIGAMLAGALVRNISDFTNLYDVPTTEINILGEISLSLFLSMALMSLKLWELISLAIPMILILLTQTFVMYLFAKYVTFNVMGKDYDAAVLAAGHCGFGLGATPNGIANMNSIVNKFGPAPIAFFILPLVGSLFIDFFNTVIITITLNLLN; encoded by the coding sequence ATGATTATACAATTAGACATGGTACAAAGCATTTCATTAGCGGTAATATTATTATTATTAGGTGAATTCTTAGTTAAAAAAATTAATTTCCTATCTAAATACTGTATCCCTGCACCTGTAGTAGGAGGACTATTATTTTCTATATCGGCATTAATACTTAAGCAAAATAATATAATGGAATTTGTAATGGATGATACCTTACAAACACTTACTATGACTATTTTTTTTACTTCAGTAGGTTTTAGTGCAAGTTTTGAATTATTAAAAAATGGTGGAATAAAAGTTTTTTTATTTTTAGGAATAACAATACTACTTGTTATTATTCAAAATGTAGTAAGCATAGGTCTCACATATATATTCGATCTTAATCCTCTTTTAGGTATAGCAATAGGTTCTGTTCCAATGACAGGTGGACATGGTACTGCAGCAGCCTTTGGACCAGAGATTGTAAAGAAAGGAATTGTTGGAGCAGATACAGTAGCAATTGCATCAGCAACCTTTGGACTAGTTGCTGGAGGCATTATTGGTGGACCAATAGGAAAACAATTAATTGAAAATAATAATTTATTAGACAAGAAATCTAATAAAAAAACTTATAATTTTGAATTAAATGTAGTTGATAAAACTAATGGCAATCTAATTCCTAATAATTTCTATATAGCAACTTTTGAATTACTAATAGCAATGGGTTTAGGTACTATTATTTCGGCATTATTAAAAAAGACAGGGCTTACATTTCCATCTTATATAGGTGCTATGCTAGCAGGAGCATTAGTTAGAAATATTTCAGATTTTACTAATTTATATGATGTTCCTACAACAGAAATCAATATACTTGGAGAAATTTCATTATCACTTTTCTTATCCATGGCACTCATGTCATTAAAATTATGGGAACTAATAAGTTTAGCTATCCCAATGATATTAATACTATTAACACAAACATTTGTAATGTATTTATTTGCTAAATATGTTACATTCAATGTAATGGGTAAAGATTATGATGCAGCAGTTCTAGCTGCTGGACATTGTGGGTTCGGTTTAGGTGCTACTCCTAATGGTATTGCCAATATGAACTCTATTGTAAATAAATTTGGTCCTGCACCAATAGCATTTTTTATATTACCATTAGTAGGAAGTTTGTTTATTGATTTTTTTAACACTGTGATAATTACAATTACACTAAATCTTTTAAATTAA
- a CDS encoding selenium metabolism-associated LysR family transcriptional regulator, with translation MDFRQLETFIEVANLKSFSRAAEKLFITQPTVTNHIQNLEKELGTILINRSGKNISLTEAGKLFYKYAVNIINCCEMAKFDLASYKGRIQGHINIYSSSIPRKYILPNILLKFFNEYPDVTFSILDEDSKNVTNSIINGNTDFGIVGAKYPHNNLNYLELMKDRLVIITPNNSKFNKPNYSILTLDEVLEQKILIREKGSGTRNLLENKLNTIGINIKDLDIIAYIEDTETIKELVHLGAGISFISEKAVVDDVKLNKYKVYYLKDLDLSRKFYFVYHNKRQLSPLNETFKNFILNYIKSYE, from the coding sequence TTGGATTTTAGGCAACTAGAAACATTCATCGAAGTAGCTAATCTAAAAAGTTTCTCCCGTGCTGCAGAAAAATTATTTATAACACAGCCCACAGTTACCAATCATATTCAAAATTTAGAAAAGGAATTAGGTACTATATTGATCAACCGCTCTGGTAAAAATATTTCATTAACAGAAGCCGGAAAATTATTTTATAAATACGCAGTAAATATAATAAACTGTTGTGAAATGGCAAAATTTGATTTAGCATCCTATAAGGGGCGTATACAAGGTCATATAAATATCTACTCTAGCTCAATTCCTAGAAAATATATATTGCCTAATATACTATTAAAGTTTTTTAACGAATATCCAGATGTAACTTTTTCTATACTAGATGAAGATTCTAAAAATGTAACAAATTCAATAATTAATGGTAATACTGATTTTGGTATTGTAGGAGCTAAATATCCTCATAACAATTTAAACTATCTTGAATTAATGAAAGATAGGTTAGTAATAATTACACCAAATAATTCTAAATTTAACAAACCTAATTATTCCATATTAACTTTAGATGAAGTACTCGAACAAAAAATCCTAATCAGAGAAAAGGGATCAGGTACTCGAAATTTATTAGAAAATAAGTTAAATACCATAGGAATTAACATAAAAGATCTTGATATAATAGCTTATATTGAAGATACAGAAACAATCAAAGAACTAGTTCATTTAGGTGCTGGTATAAGCTTTATATCAGAAAAAGCTGTAGTAGATGATGTTAAATTAAATAAATATAAAGTATACTACTTAAAAGATCTAGATTTAAGTAGAAAATTTTATTTTGTATACCATAATAAAAGGCAACTTTCTCCTTTAAATGAAACATTTAAAAACTTTATATTAAATTACATAAAATCATATGAATAA
- a CDS encoding response regulator: MANKNITVMIADDHVLVNEGIKQLLELEPDIDVVAQAMDGEETVEKAIKYNPDVILLDINMPKMNGIDTLRKLKDLGVKSGIIMLTIHEDRGYLRETLKIGADGYVLKDSDADSLIKAIRDVNNGKTYIQPSIASSLVDDYDDNDFSKIESLTKREYEVLTLVAEGLSNKEIADKLYISEKTVKNHVSSIFKKLGVNDRVQATIFAFKNNIKKI; this comes from the coding sequence ATGGCAAATAAAAATATAACCGTAATGATAGCTGATGATCATGTACTAGTGAATGAAGGAATAAAACAGCTTCTAGAACTAGAGCCAGATATTGATGTTGTTGCGCAGGCAATGGATGGAGAAGAAACAGTAGAAAAGGCAATAAAATACAATCCTGATGTAATATTATTGGATATAAATATGCCAAAAATGAATGGTATAGACACTTTGAGAAAACTTAAAGATTTAGGAGTAAAGTCTGGCATAATAATGTTGACTATTCATGAAGATAGGGGATATCTTCGGGAAACTCTTAAAATTGGAGCAGATGGTTATGTGTTAAAAGATTCCGATGCAGATAGTTTAATAAAGGCTATTAGGGATGTAAATAATGGTAAAACCTATATACAGCCAAGTATTGCTTCATCATTAGTAGACGATTATGATGATAATGATTTTTCTAAGATAGAATCTTTAACAAAAAGGGAATATGAAGTGTTAACCTTAGTTGCAGAAGGATTGAGTAATAAAGAAATAGCAGATAAACTTTATATAAGTGAAAAGACTGTCAAGAATCATGTTTCTAGTATATTTAAAAAGCTAGGAGTAAATGATAGAGTACAAGCTACAATTTTTGCATTTAAAAATAATATAAAAAAAATATAA
- a CDS encoding sensor histidine kinase, whose amino-acid sequence MEKFAHLEKSDHIDRINKILEETIHTIENSREEILDIVRHARNECIRLEEDLKEIRNLVDKVIKEVDSLYIEEKKSRAYLSMVSKNFDIYSEEDIKNAYEKTNDLRIKLFLKKEEERTLIEKRNEIELMLKSAIDVYKKVESAAKSVSVASEYLKGNMNEILFTIDDLTKRQYLGIKIIEAQEEERQRLARDIHDGPAQSMANIILKTEICERLLDIDKGKTKEELKNLKAIVKETLKDIREIIFDLRPMSLDDLGLIPTLKKYIDDFSLNTGIKTSFNIIGTKTELEPAIEIAIFRIIQESLNNINKHSQATNANVVIEFADERVNLSIIDNGIGFNIEEVEKIHNTKTGGFGLINIRERSELLGGKLQIKTSPGKGTKLNIYIPIIKEEVVHGK is encoded by the coding sequence ATGGAGAAATTTGCTCATTTAGAAAAATCTGATCATATAGATAGAATTAATAAAATATTGGAAGAAACTATACATACAATAGAAAATAGTAGAGAAGAAATATTGGATATTGTAAGACATGCAAGAAATGAATGCATAAGATTAGAAGAAGATTTAAAAGAAATTAGAAATTTAGTGGACAAGGTTATAAAAGAAGTAGACTCATTATATATTGAAGAAAAGAAAAGTAGGGCATATTTATCCATGGTGAGTAAGAATTTTGACATTTATAGTGAAGAAGATATAAAAAATGCATATGAAAAGACCAATGATTTACGAATAAAATTATTTTTAAAAAAAGAAGAGGAAAGAACTCTTATAGAAAAACGAAATGAGATTGAGCTTATGTTAAAATCTGCTATAGATGTATATAAAAAAGTAGAAAGTGCAGCTAAGTCAGTAAGTGTAGCTAGTGAATATTTAAAGGGAAATATGAATGAGATACTTTTTACGATAGATGATTTAACTAAACGGCAATATTTAGGTATAAAGATAATTGAAGCTCAGGAGGAAGAAAGGCAAAGATTGGCTAGAGATATTCATGACGGTCCAGCTCAATCTATGGCAAATATAATTTTAAAAACAGAAATATGCGAAAGATTATTGGATATAGATAAGGGAAAAACCAAGGAAGAGTTGAAAAATTTAAAAGCTATTGTAAAGGAGACATTGAAAGATATTAGAGAGATAATATTTGATCTTAGACCTATGTCTTTAGATGATTTAGGGCTTATTCCCACTTTAAAAAAATATATAGATGATTTTTCGCTAAATACAGGAATTAAAACTAGTTTTAATATCATAGGAACAAAAACGGAATTAGAGCCTGCGATTGAAATAGCTATATTTAGGATAATACAAGAATCATTAAATAATATTAATAAGCATTCTCAAGCAACTAATGCAAATGTTGTTATTGAGTTTGCTGATGAAAGAGTAAATTTATCTATAATAGATAATGGAATAGGATTTAATATAGAAGAAGTAGAAAAAATACATAATACTAAAACAGGTGGTTTTGGATTAATAAATATTAGGGAAAGGTCAGAGTTACTAGGGGGGAAGTTACAAATAAAAACTTCGCCAGGCAAAGGAACTAAACTAAACATTTATATACCAATTATTAAGGAGGAAGTTGTGCATGGCAAATAA
- a CDS encoding chemotaxis protein CheW, with product MSENQYVVFKLDENEFGIDIMNVKEIIPYQEPVHVPNTPDFVEGIINYRGNVIPVINLRERFDMDVKQITKDTRIIVITLKEKEVGFIVDEASQTIRLNEEQIDPAPGIIAGIEKRYITGIGKVDENRLIILLDLKEILTDEEKNEIENMEL from the coding sequence ATGAGTGAAAATCAATATGTAGTATTTAAATTAGATGAGAATGAATTTGGTATTGATATTATGAATGTAAAGGAGATTATACCTTATCAAGAACCAGTACATGTACCTAATACCCCTGATTTTGTTGAAGGGATAATTAATTACAGAGGAAATGTAATACCTGTTATTAATTTAAGAGAAAGATTTGATATGGATGTAAAACAGATAACTAAGGATACCCGTATAATAGTAATAACCTTAAAGGAAAAAGAAGTAGGTTTTATAGTAGATGAAGCTTCACAAACTATTAGACTTAATGAAGAACAAATTGATCCAGCACCAGGCATAATTGCAGGTATAGAAAAAAGGTATATAACTGGTATAGGGAAAGTTGATGAGAATAGGTTGATAATTTTACTGGATTTAAAAGAAATATTAACTGATGAAGAAAAAAATGAAATAGAGAATATGGAATTATAA
- a CDS encoding TMEM165/GDT1 family protein, with protein MIREFIKAFLLIFAAEMGDKTQIIAMTFATQYKVKEVLLGVFLGVFLNHGIAILLGRYLSKLIPMDWIQLIAGFMFVLFGLIALKEEKVEDEKEKNYGPIITVALAFFVGELGDKTQLTAMTLSAEGMYPVFILLGTTLGMIVTSGLGIYVGSKIGEKIPDIFIKIISSVVFVSLGTLKLYNLLLDKFVNIYYIGIYLLIILSVQIILARRLIYTRKYLYYSPMKEAASNLYIQTKLLDEAVDKICLGERSCGKCLGENCIVGYTKDMLKKARENEEYYIKKTVNFEKLKKKDFCIDKVIDALSLIVMDYMKYGIVENDKFVINQARESLEIILFDKKIEFNENLSMYLERIEKTDKFIGRQLKSSIANRTNNVNNNL; from the coding sequence ATGATAAGAGAATTTATTAAAGCATTTTTATTAATATTTGCAGCAGAAATGGGAGATAAAACTCAAATAATAGCTATGACTTTTGCAACTCAATACAAGGTTAAAGAAGTATTACTAGGGGTTTTTTTAGGGGTTTTTTTAAATCATGGAATTGCTATATTATTAGGGAGATATTTATCTAAATTAATACCTATGGATTGGATTCAATTGATAGCAGGTTTTATGTTTGTTTTATTTGGATTAATAGCATTGAAAGAAGAAAAAGTAGAAGATGAAAAAGAAAAAAATTATGGTCCGATAATTACAGTAGCATTAGCCTTTTTTGTTGGAGAATTAGGAGATAAAACTCAACTTACAGCTATGACTTTATCAGCAGAAGGAATGTATCCAGTATTCATATTATTAGGCACTACTTTAGGTATGATTGTTACCAGTGGATTAGGTATTTATGTTGGGAGTAAAATAGGAGAAAAGATACCAGATATATTTATTAAAATAATATCATCTGTAGTGTTTGTATCTTTAGGTACACTGAAATTATATAATTTGCTCCTAGATAAGTTTGTAAATATTTATTATATAGGAATTTATTTGTTGATAATTTTATCAGTACAAATAATTTTAGCAAGAAGATTAATATATACAAGGAAATATCTATATTATTCTCCTATGAAAGAAGCAGCAAGCAATCTATATATACAAACAAAATTGTTAGATGAAGCAGTGGATAAAATTTGTCTAGGTGAGAGAAGTTGTGGAAAGTGCTTAGGTGAAAATTGTATAGTTGGTTATACAAAAGATATGTTGAAAAAAGCTAGAGAAAATGAAGAATATTATATAAAAAAAACGGTAAATTTTGAAAAACTCAAAAAGAAAGATTTCTGTATAGATAAAGTTATAGATGCTTTAAGTCTTATAGTAATGGATTATATGAAATATGGAATAGTTGAAAATGATAAATTTGTTATAAACCAAGCTAGGGAATCTTTGGAAATAATTTTATTTGATAAAAAAATAGAGTTTAATGAAAATTTATCTATGTATTTAGAAAGAATAGAAAAAACAGATAAATTTATAGGGAGACAATTAAAAAGTAGTATAGCGAATAGAACTAATAATGTTAATAATAATTTATAA
- the hutI gene encoding imidazolonepropionase, producing the protein MIADLIIKNIDNLITLQGPNKPRVKEEMQDVGLIKNGIVAIKDDKIIYVGKGDLPKEIEKDENTIIINAKGKTVTPGLVDSHTHLVHGGSREHELAMKLKGATYLEILEAGGGIHSTVNATKKATFEELYEKARKSLDIMLSLGVTTVEAKSGYGLDDFDTEIKQLEVAKKLDEDHPVDIVSTFMAAHAIPPAYKDKTNEFIELIIKEMMPEVEKRNLAKFCDVFCEEGVFTVDESRRILEAGMEHGLFPKIHADEIKPLGGAELAAEIGCISADHLVAASDEGIKMMADKKVIANLLPATSFNLQSGKYARAKKIIEEGVPVAISTDYNPGSCPTENMQLVMSFASIIMKLTPEEVITGATINGAASLKLEKEIGSIEAGKKADIVIFDAPNLEYIIYHFGINHTDKVIKNGKIVFEKKHEVL; encoded by the coding sequence ATGATAGCAGATTTAATTATAAAAAATATAGATAATTTAATAACATTACAAGGACCCAATAAGCCTAGAGTTAAAGAAGAGATGCAAGATGTAGGATTGATAAAAAATGGTATAGTGGCTATTAAAGATGATAAAATAATTTACGTAGGTAAAGGTGATTTACCCAAGGAAATAGAAAAAGATGAAAATACTATAATAATAAATGCTAAAGGGAAAACAGTTACTCCAGGATTGGTAGACTCTCATACTCATTTAGTTCATGGGGGATCAAGGGAACATGAATTAGCTATGAAATTAAAAGGAGCAACATATTTAGAAATATTAGAAGCTGGAGGAGGCATCCACAGTACAGTAAATGCCACTAAAAAAGCTACTTTTGAAGAACTATATGAAAAAGCAAGGAAAAGTTTAGATATTATGTTAAGCCTAGGAGTTACTACAGTAGAAGCTAAATCTGGATATGGATTAGATGATTTTGATACGGAGATTAAACAACTTGAAGTAGCAAAAAAACTAGATGAAGATCATCCTGTAGATATTGTGTCTACATTTATGGCTGCTCATGCTATACCACCAGCTTATAAAGATAAAACCAATGAGTTTATTGAGTTAATAATAAAAGAGATGATGCCAGAAGTTGAAAAAAGAAATTTAGCTAAATTTTGTGATGTATTTTGTGAAGAGGGAGTTTTTACAGTAGATGAATCCAGGAGGATTTTAGAAGCTGGAATGGAACATGGATTATTTCCTAAGATACATGCAGATGAAATAAAGCCCCTTGGAGGAGCAGAATTAGCAGCAGAAATAGGTTGTATATCGGCAGATCATTTAGTTGCAGCTAGTGATGAAGGGATAAAGATGATGGCAGATAAGAAAGTTATAGCAAATCTTCTTCCTGCTACTTCCTTTAATCTTCAATCAGGAAAATATGCTAGAGCTAAAAAGATAATCGAAGAAGGGGTGCCAGTTGCAATATCTACAGATTATAATCCAGGAAGTTGTCCTACTGAAAATATGCAATTAGTCATGAGCTTTGCATCTATAATTATGAAATTGACTCCTGAAGAGGTTATCACTGGAGCTACTATTAATGGAGCAGCATCACTAAAGCTTGAAAAAGAAATTGGAAGTATAGAAGCTGGAAAGAAAGCTGATATAGTTATATTTGATGCACCAAATTTAGAATATATCATCTATCACTTTGGGATAAATCATACTGATAAAGTAATAAAAAATGGGAAAATAGTATTTGAAAAAAAACATGAAGTGTTATAA
- the ftcD gene encoding glutamate formimidoyltransferase — translation MAKIIQCVPNFSEGRDKEVVEKIVDEIRVIEGVKLLDYSMDKDHNRSVVTFIGEPEKVIEAAFNATKVAAELIDMTKHEGGHPRMGATDVIPLVPISDVTMEECVEYSKKLGKRIGEELNIPVFLYEKSATSPNRENLADVRRGQYEGMAEKLKEEEWKPDFGPNKLNIKAGVTAVGARMPLVAFNVNLGTNDVKIAKNIAKAVRAKTGGFTYCKAIGLEITERGIVQVSMNMVDYTKTSLFRVFDTIEREARRYGVNVIGSEIIGLVPMQALIDVADYYLRLEDFSSNQILEKRMYE, via the coding sequence ATGGCTAAGATAATCCAATGTGTTCCTAATTTTAGTGAAGGAAGGGACAAAGAAGTAGTAGAAAAAATAGTAGATGAAATAAGAGTTATTGAAGGTGTAAAATTGTTAGATTATTCCATGGATAAAGATCATAATCGTTCAGTAGTAACATTTATTGGGGAACCTGAAAAGGTTATAGAAGCAGCATTTAATGCTACTAAAGTAGCAGCAGAATTGATAGATATGACTAAACATGAGGGAGGACATCCTAGAATGGGTGCAACAGATGTAATTCCTCTTGTTCCAATATCTGATGTAACTATGGAGGAATGTGTAGAGTATTCAAAAAAATTAGGGAAAAGAATAGGAGAAGAATTAAATATACCAGTATTTCTATATGAAAAATCTGCCACTTCTCCAAATAGGGAAAACTTAGCGGATGTACGAAGGGGACAATATGAAGGTATGGCAGAGAAGTTAAAGGAAGAAGAATGGAAACCAGATTTTGGACCTAATAAATTAAATATTAAGGCTGGAGTAACAGCTGTAGGGGCTAGAATGCCTTTAGTTGCATTTAATGTAAATTTAGGAACTAATGATGTAAAAATTGCTAAAAATATTGCAAAAGCTGTAAGAGCAAAAACTGGTGGTTTCACATATTGTAAAGCTATAGGATTGGAGATAACTGAAAGAGGCATAGTGCAAGTTTCTATGAATATGGTGGATTATACAAAAACTTCTTTATTTAGGGTATTTGATACTATAGAGAGAGAAGCTAGGCGATATGGAGTAAATGTAATTGGAAGTGAAATAATAGGCTTAGTACCAATGCAAGCATTAATAGATGTGGCAGATTATTATTTAAGATTGGAAGATTTTAGTTCTAATCAGATTTTAGAAAAAAGAATGTATGAATAA
- a CDS encoding urocanate hydratase, with the protein MTIKLGDELPPEPKFQEGIRRAPKREFTLTKRETEIALKNALRYIPEKLHETLAPEFLNELLTRGRIYGYRYRPEGPIYGKPIDEYKGNCIEGKAFQVMIDNNLDFDVALYPYELVTYGETGQVCQNWMQYRLIKKYLEILTEEQTLVVASGHPVGLFKSSPNSPRVIITNALMVGMFDDDKHWNKAQAMGVANYGQMTAGGWMYIGPQGIVHGTYNTILNAGRMKLGIEKDGDLRGHMFVSSGLGGMSGAQGKATKIANGVGIIAEVDYSRIKTRVDQGWIDLVLDDLEEVFKTAEEYMKKGEPIAIAYHGNIVDLLEYAVENNIHIELLSDQTSCHVPYDGGYCPQGLTFEERTRMLAEDKETFVKLVDKSLRRHFELIKELVNRGTYFFDYGNSFMKAVFDAGVKEIAKNGVDETEGFIFPSYVEDIMGPMLFDYGYGPFRWVCLSGKHEDLIKTDKAAMKCIDPNRRGQDRDNYIWIRDAEKNQLVVGTQARILYQDALGRLKIALKFNEMVRNGEIGPVMIGRDHHDTGGTDSPFRETANIKDGSNIMADMATHCFAGNAARGMSMIALHNGGGVGIGKAINGGFGMVLDGSERVDNILKTAIPWDVMGGVARRAWARNENSIKTAIEYNEQFKDTDHITLPYLVDDKLIKGLIEEEYEKNIKR; encoded by the coding sequence ATGACTATAAAATTAGGAGACGAATTGCCTCCAGAACCTAAATTTCAAGAAGGAATTAGAAGAGCACCAAAGAGGGAATTTACTCTTACTAAAAGAGAAACAGAAATTGCTCTAAAAAATGCCCTAAGATATATACCAGAAAAATTACACGAAACATTAGCTCCAGAATTTTTAAATGAACTATTAACTAGAGGAAGAATATATGGCTATAGATATAGACCAGAAGGGCCAATATATGGGAAACCAATTGATGAGTACAAAGGAAACTGTATCGAAGGAAAAGCATTTCAGGTAATGATAGACAATAATTTAGATTTCGATGTAGCCCTATATCCTTATGAGTTGGTTACCTATGGAGAAACAGGACAAGTTTGTCAAAACTGGATGCAGTATAGATTGATAAAGAAGTACTTAGAAATACTAACAGAAGAACAAACTTTAGTTGTAGCCTCAGGTCATCCTGTAGGACTATTTAAATCCTCACCTAACAGTCCTAGAGTTATTATAACCAATGCTTTAATGGTAGGTATGTTTGACGACGACAAACATTGGAATAAAGCCCAAGCCATGGGTGTAGCTAATTATGGGCAGATGACAGCTGGAGGTTGGATGTATATAGGACCTCAAGGGATTGTCCATGGAACCTATAACACCATACTAAACGCAGGTAGAATGAAATTAGGCATAGAAAAAGATGGAGATCTAAGAGGTCATATGTTTGTAAGCTCTGGATTAGGAGGTATGAGTGGCGCTCAAGGAAAAGCTACAAAAATTGCAAATGGAGTTGGAATAATAGCAGAAGTAGATTATTCAAGAATTAAAACCAGAGTAGACCAAGGTTGGATAGATTTAGTACTAGATGATTTAGAAGAAGTATTTAAAACAGCAGAAGAATATATGAAAAAAGGAGAACCTATTGCTATTGCTTACCATGGAAATATAGTAGATCTATTAGAATATGCAGTAGAAAACAATATACACATAGAACTTTTATCAGATCAAACCTCTTGCCATGTACCTTATGATGGAGGATATTGTCCTCAAGGACTAACATTTGAAGAAAGAACCAGAATGTTAGCAGAAGACAAAGAAACCTTTGTGAAACTAGTGGATAAATCCTTAAGACGTCATTTTGAACTGATAAAAGAATTAGTAAATAGAGGCACTTACTTTTTTGACTATGGTAATAGCTTTATGAAGGCGGTATTTGATGCAGGAGTAAAAGAAATAGCTAAAAACGGAGTAGATGAAACAGAAGGGTTTATATTCCCATCCTATGTAGAAGACATAATGGGACCAATGTTATTTGATTATGGTTATGGACCCTTTAGATGGGTATGCTTAAGTGGGAAACATGAAGATTTAATAAAAACTGATAAAGCAGCAATGAAGTGTATTGATCCTAATAGAAGAGGTCAAGATAGAGACAACTATATATGGATAAGAGATGCAGAAAAGAATCAATTAGTAGTAGGAACTCAAGCTAGAATACTATATCAAGATGCATTAGGAAGATTAAAGATAGCCCTTAAATTCAATGAAATGGTAAGAAATGGAGAAATAGGACCTGTAATGATAGGAAGAGATCATCATGACACAGGAGGAACCGACTCACCCTTTAGAGAAACAGCTAATATAAAAGATGGCAGCAATATAATGGCAGACATGGCCACCCATTGTTTTGCTGGGAATGCAGCAAGAGGTATGAGTATGATAGCATTACACAATGGAGGAGGGGTAGGAATAGGAAAAGCTATAAATGGTGGTTTTGGTATGGTACTAGATGGAAGTGAAAGAGTAGATAATATATTAAAAACTGCAATACCTTGGGATGTTATGGGAGGTGTAGCTAGGAGAGCTTGGGCTAGGAATGAAAATTCCATTAAAACAGCTATTGAGTACAATGAACAATTTAAGGATACAGATCATATAACTTTACCATATTTAGTTGATGATAAATTGATTAAAGGATTGATAGAAGAAGAGTATGAGAAAAATATAAAAAGATAA